The genomic window TACTGCCCGACTCGCCGACCGGGAAGGTCGCCGGCGGGGCGGTGGAGGGGGATGTGCCACACACCGTGGCGATGCTGAGTCTGGACAACGTGTTCTCCGCCGAGGAGTTCACGGCGTGGACGGCGTCGCTGGCCCGCAGGATCGGGCACGACGTCGAGCGGTTCAGCGTCGAGCCGAAACTGGACGGCCTCGCGGTCGCCGCCCGCTACACCCAGGGGCGGCTCACGCGGTTGATCACCCGGGGCGACGGGACGGCCGGGGAGGACGTCTCGCACGCGATCGGCACCATCGAGGGACTGCCTGGCGAGCTGGCCGAGCCGGTCACCGTGGAAATGCGGGGCGAAGTCCTCATGACGACGGCCCAGTTCGAGCACGCCAACGAGGTGCGCACCGCGCACGGCGGGCAGCCGTTCGCGAACCCGCGCAACGCCGCGGCGGGCACGCTGCGCGCCCGGGATCGTGCCTACACCGTGCCGATGACGTTCTTCGGCTACGGCCTACTCGCCCTGCCCGGCACGGCGGCCGACTTCGCCGCGCGGCCGGGCGAACCGGCCCACAGCGAACTGATGGCGCGGGCCGCCGAGCTCGGGGTGAACACCACCGCGAGTACGGCCGTGCCCGGTGTCACCGCCGACACCGTCGAGGAAGTCCTGGCCCGGGTGAAGGAGATCGCCGGGCTGCGGGCGGAGCTGCCGTTCGGAATCGACGGGATCGTCATCAAGGCCGACCTGGCCGCCGACCAGCAGGCCGCCGGGTCCGGTTCACGCGCCCCGCGCTGGGCGATCGCCTACAAGCTGCCCGCCGTCGAGAAGATCACGCGGCTGCTGGAGGTGCAGTGGAACGTGGGCCGCACCGGCATCATCGCCCCACGCGGCGTGCTGGAGCCCGTCGAGATCGACGGCTCCACCATCACGTACGCCACCCTCCACAACCCGGCCGACATCACCCGCCGCGACCTGCGGCTGGGCGACCATGTCATGGTCCATCGCGCCGGTGACGTCATCCCCCGCGTGGAGGCGCCCGTCGCCCATCTGCGCACGGGTGACGAACAGCCCATCGTCTTCCCCGAGGTGTGCCCGAGATGCGGCTCCGGCATCGACACCGGGGAGCAGCGCTGGCGCTGTGAGAACGGCCGCAACTGCCATCTGGTCGCCTCCCTCTCGTACGCCGTCGGCCGCGATCAGCTCGACGTCGAGGGGCTCGGCCACACCCGGGTCG from Streptomyces sp. DSM 40750 includes these protein-coding regions:
- the ligA gene encoding NAD-dependent DNA ligase LigA, producing MTGMTTSVAVIVDAAAYAQAVEDAVKASAAYYTGGTSVLDDDTYDRLVRGIAAWEAEHPDRILPDSPTGKVAGGAVEGDVPHTVAMLSLDNVFSAEEFTAWTASLARRIGHDVERFSVEPKLDGLAVAARYTQGRLTRLITRGDGTAGEDVSHAIGTIEGLPGELAEPVTVEMRGEVLMTTAQFEHANEVRTAHGGQPFANPRNAAAGTLRARDRAYTVPMTFFGYGLLALPGTAADFAARPGEPAHSELMARAAELGVNTTASTAVPGVTADTVEEVLARVKEIAGLRAELPFGIDGIVIKADLAADQQAAGSGSRAPRWAIAYKLPAVEKITRLLEVQWNVGRTGIIAPRGVLEPVEIDGSTITYATLHNPADITRRDLRLGDHVMVHRAGDVIPRVEAPVAHLRTGDEQPIVFPEVCPRCGSGIDTGEQRWRCENGRNCHLVASLSYAVGRDQLDVEGLGHTRVVQLVEAGLVADLADLFALTRDQLLGLERMGETSTDNLLAALDTARGRPLSRVLCALGVRGTGRSMSRRIARYFATMDNIRTADAEAIQRVEGIGTEKAPSIVAELAELAPLIDRLAAAGVNMTEPGATPPAPADDDSTGPENSTAPEGGPLAGMAVVVTGAMTGVLEKLSRNQMNELIERAGGRASSSVSKKTSLVVAGENAGSKRAKAESLGIRLADPDEFAALVAGFLD